The Methanomethylovorans hollandica DSM 15978 genome includes a region encoding these proteins:
- a CDS encoding GNAT family N-acetyltransferase has translation MARIRPFIPSDNNVLLNIEKLSPHGNDKLAMVANLSPDITVRYELYDNWKIMVAEEQEQIAGYVGWTVKDGPLGPYIYLTEVTVDPGFRRKGIATQLIREMEKHAEEIKSSHIYCHIYGPNEPYRKLVEKMGYIREKEIIICEMSTAKKSRTENKYSLDRVDKSDLPAAVELINQYYAGRTHFIPFTPVTFREYANRILGYGIENLIIAKHNGSIVACGGFWDTAVLAEMAYTREPLLWKLAASMKGSLHHFIHIPLIPKEGEYFKFRNIVDHAFKPGYADAMQEIFEHCSSIMYETKCDFFGTFLDPTDPLFELLKDFRPHLEAEYIYAKPISQKLPDFSKFYVDCRDTIL, from the coding sequence ATGGCAAGAATAAGACCTTTCATACCCAGCGACAACAATGTATTACTTAATATTGAAAAATTGAGTCCGCATGGTAATGACAAACTAGCGATGGTAGCTAATCTTTCTCCAGATATCACCGTAAGATATGAGCTTTATGACAACTGGAAAATAATGGTAGCAGAAGAACAGGAACAAATAGCAGGTTATGTAGGCTGGACTGTCAAAGATGGACCCCTGGGACCTTACATATATCTGACTGAAGTTACCGTTGATCCTGGTTTTCGTAGAAAAGGTATAGCAACCCAGCTGATCAGAGAGATGGAAAAACATGCAGAAGAAATCAAGTCTTCACATATATATTGTCACATTTATGGACCTAACGAACCCTACAGAAAACTTGTAGAAAAAATGGGCTACATAAGAGAAAAAGAAATTATAATTTGTGAGATGTCGACCGCCAAAAAATCGAGAACTGAGAATAAGTACTCACTTGATCGCGTCGACAAATCAGATCTACCTGCAGCTGTCGAACTAATCAACCAGTACTATGCGGGAAGAACACATTTCATACCCTTTACACCGGTAACTTTCAGAGAGTATGCAAACAGGATACTGGGGTATGGAATTGAGAACTTGATTATTGCCAAACATAATGGCAGCATAGTGGCTTGTGGAGGATTCTGGGATACAGCAGTACTTGCAGAAATGGCATATACCCGGGAACCACTGCTCTGGAAACTCGCGGCAAGCATGAAGGGAAGTCTGCACCATTTCATACACATACCCCTTATACCTAAAGAAGGAGAATATTTCAAGTTCCGAAACATCGTGGACCATGCATTCAAGCCAGGATATGCAGATGCCATGCAAGAGATATTCGAACACTGCAGTTCCATAATGTACGAGACAAAATGTGATTTCTTTGGCACGTTCCTAGACCCTACTGATCCATTGTTTGAACTTCTGAAGGATTTCAGACCCCACCTTGAAGCAGAGTACATATATGCAAAACCCATTTCACAAAAACTTCCTGACTTCAGTAAATTTTATGTGGATTGCAGGGATACAATACTTTAA
- the nadE gene encoding NAD(+) synthase — translation MQIMDELTRDIDEIALILRHFIKEKIVGFKKKGAVIGVSGGVDSAVILALCVQELGAKNVFGLLLPEKESAPSSNTLGAEICESLGVKYEEVPISPILEALDIYNKKDQVIKRTCPEYDPKIHETALVLPDFLSTGAVNVPYLKLFKDGEVAAQHRLKASDYLEIIGLQGVKQRSRMIVQYMYAEKMNYIVCGTTNKTELALGQFVKYGDGGVDIEPLADCYKTQVYALAKYLNVNEEIIKRPPSADTWSHYTSDQDFYWRMPIQVMDQLLYGQDHKMSLDVIEKNTGLPGETVQNALKHIERVKTSTEYIRAAPSTCFINR, via the coding sequence ATGCAGATAATGGACGAACTTACTAGAGATATCGATGAAATTGCTCTGATTCTCAGGCACTTTATAAAGGAAAAGATTGTCGGTTTCAAAAAGAAAGGTGCTGTCATAGGAGTTTCAGGTGGTGTTGATTCAGCTGTGATCCTTGCTCTTTGTGTACAGGAGCTTGGAGCTAAAAATGTGTTTGGTTTGCTCCTACCTGAAAAAGAATCAGCTCCTTCAAGCAATACCCTTGGCGCAGAAATTTGTGAAAGTCTTGGAGTGAAATATGAAGAAGTTCCTATCTCTCCAATACTGGAAGCACTTGATATTTACAATAAGAAGGATCAGGTAATAAAGAGAACCTGCCCTGAATATGATCCCAAGATACACGAGACAGCGCTTGTGCTGCCTGATTTTTTGAGTACCGGAGCTGTGAACGTCCCATATCTGAAACTTTTCAAAGATGGCGAGGTTGCTGCACAGCATAGATTGAAAGCAAGTGATTATCTTGAAATAATCGGATTACAGGGTGTCAAGCAGCGCTCCAGGATGATCGTTCAGTATATGTATGCTGAAAAAATGAACTACATAGTTTGTGGAACGACCAATAAGACAGAACTGGCTCTTGGACAGTTCGTGAAATATGGAGATGGTGGTGTGGACATTGAGCCTCTGGCTGATTGTTATAAGACCCAGGTCTATGCCCTGGCAAAATACCTCAATGTTAATGAAGAGATCATCAAAAGGCCGCCAAGTGCTGACACATGGAGTCATTATACGTCTGATCAGGATTTTTACTGGCGCATGCCTATTCAGGTCATGGACCAGTTGCTTTACGGTCAAGACCATAAAATGTCTCTTGATGTGATCGAAAAGAACACAGGTCTGCCCGGAGAGACTGTACAGAATGCCCTGAAACATATCGAAAGAGTCAAAACAAGTACAGAATATATAAGGGCAGCTCCATCCACCTGTTTTATTAACAGATGA
- a CDS encoding 3-oxoacyl-ACP reductase family protein has product MLDGKVVLVTGASRGIGKAIALLAAENHAHVIVNYNKNENSAAELVDLIHKKGLSAYMIKADVSSEDEVRDMFSSIKDKYSRLDVLVNNAGIMRNSLLALTGTELFDHTIDVNLKGTFLCTRYASNMMRKQRSGRIINISSIVGLQGNEGQTIYSASKAAVVGFTRSAAKELGRYGITVNAVAPGFIETDLIKDLKPDIRDKMLSHISLGRIGAPEDIAKVALFLSSDLASYVSGSVIAVDGCQTI; this is encoded by the coding sequence ATGCTAGATGGTAAAGTTGTACTGGTAACTGGAGCAAGCCGTGGTATAGGTAAAGCTATAGCTTTGCTTGCTGCAGAGAACCATGCACATGTGATAGTCAACTACAATAAGAATGAAAATAGTGCAGCTGAACTTGTGGATCTGATACATAAAAAAGGTCTTTCTGCTTACATGATCAAAGCTGATGTTTCATCAGAAGATGAAGTAAGGGATATGTTCAGTTCAATAAAAGACAAGTATTCAAGGCTTGATGTGCTGGTTAACAATGCCGGGATCATGAGAAATAGTCTTCTGGCACTTACCGGTACAGAACTTTTTGATCATACTATCGATGTCAATCTAAAGGGAACTTTTCTGTGCACCAGGTATGCGTCAAATATGATGAGAAAGCAAAGATCAGGAAGGATCATTAATATATCTTCAATTGTTGGTCTGCAGGGTAATGAAGGACAGACAATATATTCTGCAAGTAAGGCAGCTGTTGTTGGATTCACACGATCTGCTGCAAAAGAACTTGGCAGGTATGGAATAACAGTTAATGCTGTTGCTCCTGGTTTTATAGAGACCGACCTTATCAAAGATCTAAAACCTGACATAAGGGATAAAATGCTATCCCATATTTCCCTTGGAAGGATAGGTGCTCCGGAGGATATAGCAAAAGTTGCATTATTCTTAAGTTCGGACCTTGCAAGTTATGTTAGCGGATCGGTTATTGCAGTTGATGGCTGTCAAACCATATGA
- the fhcD gene encoding formylmethanofuran--tetrahydromethanopterin N-formyltransferase, protein MEINGVEIEDTFAEAFPIKIGRVLITAATKRWAEIAATEATGFGTSVIMCPAEAGIERFATCDETPDGRPGVYIQICTFKFDILEHQLLERLGQCVLTAPTTAVFNGMPEAEKQFNVGFKLKFFGDGMESQKEIDGRKMHSIPLMEGDFLVEENIGAVSGIAGGNFFILGDSQMSALTAAEVAVDAIKELEGTITPFPGGIVASGSKAGSNNYAKFMKATANEKFCPSIRDKVPDTEIPADVKSVYEIVINGVSEEAIKKAMAVGIKAAVTVPGVKKITAGNYGGKLGKYQFRLHDLF, encoded by the coding sequence ATGGAAATCAACGGAGTCGAAATAGAGGACACTTTTGCAGAGGCCTTTCCTATCAAGATAGGTAGAGTATTGATCACAGCAGCAACAAAACGCTGGGCAGAAATTGCGGCTACTGAAGCAACAGGCTTTGGTACTTCCGTTATCATGTGCCCTGCAGAGGCAGGTATCGAAAGGTTTGCCACATGCGACGAGACACCTGATGGCAGACCCGGTGTGTACATCCAGATCTGCACCTTTAAATTCGATATTCTTGAGCACCAGTTATTGGAAAGGCTTGGGCAGTGCGTCCTGACAGCCCCCACTACTGCAGTGTTCAATGGTATGCCTGAAGCTGAGAAACAGTTCAATGTAGGCTTCAAGCTCAAGTTCTTCGGTGATGGTATGGAGTCTCAGAAAGAGATCGACGGCCGCAAGATGCACAGCATACCCCTCATGGAAGGAGACTTCCTTGTGGAAGAGAACATTGGTGCGGTATCCGGTATTGCCGGTGGTAACTTCTTCATCCTGGGAGACAGTCAGATGAGTGCTCTGACAGCTGCGGAGGTTGCTGTTGACGCTATTAAGGAACTCGAAGGTACTATTACTCCTTTCCCCGGAGGTATTGTTGCAAGCGGCTCCAAGGCAGGTTCCAATAACTATGCCAAGTTCATGAAGGCTACAGCTAATGAGAAGTTCTGTCCCTCCATCAGGGACAAGGTACCTGACACTGAAATCCCGGCAGATGTGAAATCAGTATACGAGATTGTGATCAATGGTGTCAGTGAAGAAGCCATCAAGAAGGCAATGGCCGTTGGTATCAAGGCAGCTGTGACAGTTCCTGGTGTCAAGAAGATCACTGCTGGTAACTACGGTGGAAAACTCGGAAAATACCAGTTCAGACTTCACGACCTTTTCTGA
- a CDS encoding TraB/GumN family protein, with protein sequence MTRSYNEDNLNISAPNPDNITTSSRDLFIYNSDSSGNSGTVITDTCPPENQQDCYGKFSPSSGEHHIIEPSRIIIIGTAHVSEKSVAEVNEAIEREKPDIVAVELCKPRYDSLKGKTTDTDVPIKEILKGGKIYQYMIHMLLAHVQKKFADEMGVQPGAEMIKAIDAAEEHGARIALIDRDVQVTLQRFWNKMGFIEKLKMLAGLVAAVLGIGGTKDIDMDTITNQDIVTMLVEEFRGTSPNAVKVLIDERDAYMASNLIRLASGGGKKIIAVVGAGHRAGIQNYLIHPETLPRPESVEAIPKKRFSFFKIFGLIMLAIPLGAFALLLISGVSLKTLGIVFIWWFLITGGLSALGTALARGHPYSILTSFLVAWMTTLNPAVAAGWYAGLREAKYRNPTTRDLKNLVEAESMKDMMKNNFFRVLLVTSLANLGAMVGSIVGAYVILQILGIEAKDFLESALRAGLAVLGL encoded by the coding sequence GTGACACGCTCATATAATGAAGACAATCTAAATATTTCTGCTCCAAACCCAGACAACATTACCACTTCTTCCAGAGATCTTTTCATTTATAATTCGGACTCTTCCGGTAATTCAGGAACCGTCATAACCGACACATGTCCCCCTGAAAACCAACAGGATTGTTATGGCAAGTTCTCTCCTTCTTCAGGAGAACATCACATAATAGAACCTTCCAGGATCATCATAATAGGCACAGCTCATGTATCTGAAAAAAGTGTTGCAGAGGTCAATGAAGCAATAGAAAGGGAAAAGCCTGACATTGTTGCTGTAGAGCTGTGCAAACCCCGCTACGATAGTCTCAAAGGCAAAACAACTGACACTGATGTTCCTATCAAGGAGATCCTCAAAGGCGGCAAGATTTATCAGTACATGATACATATGCTGCTGGCCCATGTGCAGAAAAAGTTTGCTGATGAGATGGGTGTGCAGCCTGGTGCCGAGATGATCAAGGCAATAGACGCTGCTGAAGAACATGGGGCACGAATAGCGCTTATTGACAGAGACGTGCAGGTCACTTTGCAGAGATTCTGGAACAAAATGGGCTTCATAGAGAAATTAAAGATGCTTGCAGGTCTGGTAGCAGCAGTTCTGGGTATCGGTGGCACCAAGGACATCGATATGGACACGATCACAAACCAGGATATAGTCACAATGCTGGTGGAAGAGTTCCGTGGCACATCTCCCAATGCCGTAAAGGTGCTCATAGATGAAAGAGATGCCTATATGGCCTCTAATCTTATAAGGCTTGCATCTGGTGGCGGAAAAAAGATCATTGCTGTAGTAGGTGCAGGTCATCGGGCCGGAATACAGAATTATTTAATACACCCTGAAACTCTTCCACGTCCGGAATCAGTAGAGGCGATCCCGAAGAAAAGGTTTAGTTTTTTTAAAATCTTTGGCCTTATAATGCTAGCTATTCCACTTGGAGCTTTTGCACTATTGCTCATTTCAGGTGTATCTCTGAAAACCCTTGGAATAGTGTTCATCTGGTGGTTTCTCATCACCGGAGGTTTAAGTGCCCTGGGAACTGCGTTGGCACGAGGCCATCCTTATTCGATACTAACATCCTTTTTAGTGGCCTGGATGACCACTCTTAATCCAGCTGTGGCTGCAGGATGGTATGCGGGGCTCAGAGAAGCGAAATATCGCAATCCTACCACAAGGGATCTGAAAAATCTCGTGGAAGCTGAATCAATGAAAGATATGATGAAGAATAATTTCTTCCGTGTCCTTCTTGTGACATCTTTAGCCAATCTGGGAGCGATGGTAGGTAGTATCGTGGGCGCTTATGTGATACTCCAGATACTGGGAATCGAAGCTAAGGATTTCCTTGAGTCCGCATTGCGTGCGGGACTTGCAGTACTAGGTCTCTAA
- the dinB gene encoding DNA polymerase IV, whose product MERVIIHVDMDYFYAAIEEREDPSLKDKAVVVCMYSNRGEEGGAVSTSNYIARKAGIRSAMPCRQARSLKPDAIFLPVRKQFYEDISARVMDILSSHADSDESFEKISIDEAFLEISQNCAGNFEKAIDIGLLIKNDVLEHEKLTCSVGIGPNKLIAKMASSFKKPDGMTLVKPEDVTDFLSPMPVKKLWGIGKVTEEKLQQMSIETIGQLAAYDAQELIAVFGKNRGTWLKKAASGIDETPVTEKTATDQIGRMASLKEDTRDNGEIFSLMNELVDDVIKKAVSRKVSFRSVTITVIFSNFRMATKSRTLNHAVSDKGILHETAREIMLQFLRESSMDFRRIGVRVGNLQQNIGQKSLFEYF is encoded by the coding sequence ATGGAACGTGTGATAATACATGTGGATATGGACTATTTCTACGCCGCCATCGAAGAGCGTGAAGATCCTTCTCTCAAAGATAAAGCAGTAGTCGTGTGCATGTACTCGAACCGGGGTGAAGAAGGGGGAGCAGTAAGCACATCCAACTATATAGCGAGAAAAGCAGGCATACGCTCAGCAATGCCCTGCAGACAGGCCCGATCTCTGAAACCTGATGCTATTTTTCTTCCTGTGCGCAAACAGTTCTATGAAGACATCTCAGCGCGGGTCATGGACATACTAAGCTCACATGCAGATAGTGATGAATCTTTTGAAAAAATAAGTATTGATGAGGCTTTTTTGGAAATATCCCAGAATTGTGCTGGCAATTTTGAAAAGGCAATAGATATTGGTCTGCTTATAAAGAATGATGTTCTGGAACATGAAAAGCTCACATGCTCCGTGGGCATTGGACCTAACAAACTCATAGCCAAGATGGCTTCTTCTTTCAAAAAACCTGATGGTATGACACTCGTGAAACCGGAGGATGTTACAGATTTCTTAAGTCCAATGCCTGTAAAAAAGCTCTGGGGCATTGGCAAGGTGACTGAAGAGAAACTCCAACAAATGAGCATTGAAACTATCGGCCAGCTTGCAGCCTATGATGCTCAGGAACTCATTGCGGTGTTTGGTAAGAACAGAGGCACATGGCTCAAAAAAGCTGCATCTGGTATAGATGAAACGCCTGTCACCGAGAAAACTGCCACGGATCAGATAGGCAGAATGGCTTCCCTGAAAGAGGATACCAGAGATAATGGTGAGATATTCTCCCTTATGAATGAACTTGTGGATGACGTTATCAAAAAAGCCGTTTCAAGAAAAGTGAGTTTCAGGTCGGTTACTATAACCGTCATCTTCTCAAACTTCAGAATGGCGACTAAAAGCCGAACTCTCAACCATGCTGTCTCTGACAAAGGTATCCTGCATGAAACTGCAAGAGAGATAATGTTGCAATTCCTTCGTGAAAGCAGCATGGACTTTCGGCGGATAGGTGTGAGGGTGGGTAATCTGCAGCAAAATATTGGACAAAAAAGCTTGTTCGAGTATTTCTGA
- a CDS encoding DUF362 domain-containing protein: protein MKIKVSIVQCDDYSKARDAIKEAIDLIGGLEGIIAPGNRVLLKPNVLAIKKPEAAVTTHPAIVSAMCELVKEAGGIPIVGDGSGITSSDSTATAKALRTSGIEEAASNCGAELINFETSGFVEVDVPGAKHFPRLHIAKEVTEADVIISLPKLKTHELTLYTGAVKNFFGAIPRKDRKAAHYLEDRDLFGDAVVDIYSFIKPHLAVMDGIIGMEGDGPSAGTPISAGVIMASYDCVALDVVASELIGFDPLQIPTNKAALSRGFGSGHPEVVGTPLEKVKINFKKPTGGTLALMPRFFRRTLRKQFTVKPFINTSICTLCKACVLNCSVDAIEEKAGSLKIKEEKCIQCYCCRELCPSHAVEIKKSLLVRIVTRGKK from the coding sequence ATGAAAATAAAAGTCTCCATTGTACAGTGTGATGATTATTCAAAAGCAAGGGATGCCATCAAGGAAGCAATCGATCTTATTGGTGGTCTTGAGGGTATCATAGCTCCAGGCAACCGGGTATTGTTGAAACCTAATGTGCTTGCTATTAAAAAGCCGGAGGCTGCAGTTACCACTCATCCTGCAATTGTTTCGGCAATGTGTGAACTTGTTAAAGAGGCAGGTGGTATTCCGATTGTAGGGGATGGTTCCGGAATCACAAGTTCCGATTCAACTGCCACTGCAAAAGCTCTTAGAACATCTGGCATAGAAGAAGCTGCTTCAAATTGTGGTGCAGAACTGATCAATTTTGAAACTTCTGGTTTTGTTGAAGTTGATGTTCCCGGAGCAAAACACTTTCCACGCTTACACATAGCAAAAGAAGTAACTGAAGCAGATGTGATCATTTCATTGCCCAAGCTTAAGACCCATGAACTCACTCTTTATACGGGAGCTGTCAAAAATTTTTTCGGTGCTATACCTAGAAAAGACAGAAAAGCTGCCCATTATCTGGAAGATCGTGATCTTTTTGGAGATGCTGTTGTTGATATCTATTCTTTCATCAAACCCCATCTTGCAGTCATGGATGGCATAATAGGGATGGAAGGAGACGGTCCATCAGCTGGTACTCCCATATCTGCAGGAGTTATTATGGCTAGTTATGATTGTGTGGCATTGGATGTGGTAGCGTCGGAACTTATAGGATTTGATCCATTGCAGATACCGACTAATAAAGCTGCACTTTCCAGAGGATTTGGTAGTGGGCATCCTGAAGTTGTGGGCACGCCATTGGAGAAAGTCAAGATCAATTTCAAAAAGCCAACAGGTGGAACTCTTGCTCTTATGCCTCGTTTCTTTCGAAGGACACTTAGAAAGCAGTTTACAGTGAAGCCCTTCATCAACACTTCTATCTGTACACTTTGCAAGGCGTGTGTTTTGAATTGTTCTGTAGATGCTATTGAGGAAAAAGCTGGCTCTCTTAAGATTAAAGAAGAAAAGTGCATCCAATGCTATTGTTGTCGTGAACTTTGTCCAAGTCATGCTGTAGAGATAAAAAAATCATTACTTGTAAGAATAGTGACCAGAGGAAAGAAGTAA
- a CDS encoding acyltransferase, whose amino-acid sequence MVSEMVSDRDKICFGEIAEHYNENKLIFGIKYFWKWLLERLASTCPIPSWRAKFHKMRGVNIGKNVYIGYDVIFDRIHPEMITIEDFVEIGDRCILSAHSRGSLTTRNAYPRTIEPIVIRYGVSVNPGCIITQGVEIGENSIIGIGSVVSRNISPNSLALGFPAKVVKKLDVGNEEKSEAC is encoded by the coding sequence ATGGTTTCAGAAATGGTTTCTGATAGGGACAAGATTTGTTTTGGAGAAATAGCCGAGCATTATAATGAGAATAAACTCATATTTGGGATAAAATATTTCTGGAAATGGCTTTTAGAAAGGCTCGCATCAACCTGCCCAATTCCGTCCTGGAGAGCCAAATTCCATAAAATGAGAGGAGTCAATATTGGGAAAAATGTTTATATCGGTTATGATGTGATTTTTGATCGGATCCACCCGGAAATGATCACGATCGAAGATTTTGTTGAAATTGGCGATCGTTGTATACTATCTGCTCATTCAAGAGGCAGTCTTACAACAAGAAATGCATATCCACGAACCATAGAGCCAATTGTCATCAGATATGGTGTTTCTGTAAACCCGGGGTGTATAATAACTCAGGGAGTAGAGATTGGAGAAAATTCCATAATAGGAATCGGATCTGTAGTCAGCCGCAATATTTCTCCAAATAGTCTTGCTTTAGGCTTCCCGGCCAAAGTTGTAAAAAAGCTGGATGTAGGGAACGAAGAAAAATCAGAAGCTTGTTGA
- a CDS encoding class I adenylate-forming enzyme family protein: protein MKIDAYLAEHARKTPSRIALEEGNNSISYEALEASVNDIASSMKEFRHCRFAILEEMGIKYVKMLMAVYRSDNIAIPMPIEMPMVSLEKILDNSHVRNIITTEAQYSKFGDSFFERFRTVIIVSDGKPVRYIRKDISIESNHPELKLVLYTSGTTGTPKGVMLSDKNLTTNAASIIEILGLTPDDKAAQVISPHHAFGNSIINSHLMSGGCIVMGNMKFIGSVFSLIESGVTVFYGVPSTYRILLRYPDRFKKAFSNVKIAASAGGGMTKQIVRTIKELVPNIEMLPMYGQTEATARLAYVPKEDVEEFIETIGKPIPGVTLDVFDSKGQSVEPNVTAELVAKGDNILLGYLDDEIATKRKIIDGWMYTGDLAQKLPNGYFKLMGRKDDLIKIGDHLVNPREIEKTIENSNKVSAVFVVPVAHELMGTAISLMVIPETETDVDTLFKFCRKNLPAHLYPKEILFIDHLPLTENGKISNRLIIEEYQNVKNCM from the coding sequence ATGAAGATAGATGCATATCTTGCAGAACATGCCAGAAAAACACCTTCTCGCATTGCCCTGGAAGAGGGAAATAATTCTATCTCATACGAGGCTCTTGAAGCTAGTGTCAATGATATTGCTTCATCAATGAAGGAATTCAGGCATTGTAGGTTTGCAATATTAGAAGAGATGGGAATTAAGTACGTAAAAATGCTCATGGCCGTGTATAGGTCGGATAATATTGCTATCCCTATGCCGATCGAAATGCCTATGGTCAGTTTAGAAAAGATTCTCGATAACTCTCATGTCAGGAATATAATTACTACAGAGGCACAATATTCTAAATTCGGGGATAGCTTTTTTGAGCGTTTTAGGACTGTTATCATCGTTTCGGACGGTAAGCCGGTCAGATACATACGCAAGGACATCTCAATAGAGTCAAACCACCCGGAACTTAAACTGGTATTGTATACTTCTGGTACGACCGGTACTCCTAAAGGTGTCATGTTAAGTGACAAAAATCTTACAACAAATGCAGCATCTATTATAGAGATACTTGGTCTGACACCTGATGATAAAGCAGCACAGGTAATATCCCCCCACCATGCTTTCGGAAATTCGATAATAAACTCCCATTTGATGTCAGGCGGATGCATTGTAATGGGAAACATGAAATTCATAGGTTCAGTATTCAGTTTGATTGAATCCGGAGTGACCGTATTTTATGGAGTGCCCAGTACGTATCGTATACTACTGCGCTATCCGGACCGTTTCAAAAAGGCATTCTCCAATGTCAAGATCGCTGCGTCAGCAGGCGGTGGAATGACCAAGCAAATAGTCAGAACTATCAAGGAACTTGTACCTAACATTGAAATGCTGCCAATGTATGGTCAAACTGAAGCTACAGCAAGGCTTGCCTATGTACCCAAAGAAGATGTAGAAGAGTTCATTGAAACGATAGGTAAACCAATTCCCGGTGTAACTTTGGATGTATTTGATTCTAAAGGACAGTCAGTTGAACCAAACGTCACAGCTGAATTGGTTGCCAAAGGCGATAACATATTGCTGGGCTATCTTGATGATGAAATTGCTACTAAAAGGAAGATCATAGACGGATGGATGTATACCGGGGATCTTGCACAGAAACTGCCCAATGGGTACTTTAAACTGATGGGACGCAAGGATGACCTTATCAAAATAGGTGATCATCTGGTGAATCCGAGAGAAATTGAAAAAACTATTGAGAACAGTAATAAGGTCTCAGCGGTCTTTGTTGTACCAGTAGCTCATGAACTCATGGGAACAGCGATAAGTCTCATGGTCATACCTGAAACAGAAACAGATGTAGATACCTTGTTCAAGTTTTGTCGTAAGAATCTTCCAGCACACTTATACCCAAAAGAGATTCTATTTATTGACCATCTTCCCTTAACTGAGAATGGTAAGATCTCCAATCGATTGATCATAGAGGAATACCAAAATGTCAAAAATTGTATGTAA
- a CDS encoding acyl carrier protein gives MENIKTSIVNYLKDNSFMDKNTELGDADSLTQNGIIDSIGLLELLDHISEKYSIEIPEDMLIPENLDSLQGLTNMITNLTK, from the coding sequence ATGGAAAACATAAAAACCAGTATAGTCAATTACCTGAAAGACAATTCTTTTATGGACAAGAACACCGAGTTGGGAGATGCTGATTCTCTCACTCAGAATGGAATTATAGATTCGATAGGTTTACTTGAATTGTTGGACCATATAAGTGAAAAATATTCTATTGAAATCCCTGAAGATATGTTGATCCCGGAAAATCTGGATTCATTGCAGGGACTAACTAATATGATAACCAATCTTACAAAGTGA